One segment of Mycolicibacterium neworleansense DNA contains the following:
- a CDS encoding alpha/beta fold hydrolase, with translation MLTTVATIDGFTTPVDVSGPDKGSTVVVLSAGHHGPAAYEQICRRLHTASLRTVIIGPDPRLTAKSVVGILDSLNIKWALLVGDRLGGELAWELAATRLDKFIGLVVVDRGHPRVADATGVIRDDGCPPVEMNTTVLVSTPAARAVAKASQRYVYGDFRLVEMPGRRNAGDSTAQLAAEIVLRTSSW, from the coding sequence ATGCTTACCACCGTCGCGACCATCGACGGGTTCACCACGCCCGTCGATGTCTCGGGGCCCGACAAGGGGTCCACCGTGGTGGTGCTGAGCGCCGGCCATCACGGCCCGGCCGCCTATGAGCAGATCTGCCGCCGGTTACACACCGCTTCGCTGCGGACGGTGATCATCGGGCCGGACCCGCGGCTGACCGCCAAGTCCGTGGTCGGGATCCTCGATTCGCTGAACATCAAGTGGGCGCTGCTCGTCGGTGACCGGCTCGGGGGAGAACTCGCCTGGGAGCTGGCCGCCACCCGGCTGGACAAGTTCATCGGTCTGGTCGTGGTGGATCGCGGCCACCCACGTGTCGCCGACGCCACCGGGGTGATCCGCGACGACGGCTGCCCCCCGGTGGAGATGAACACCACCGTGCTCGTCAGCACCCCGGCGGCCCGCGCCGTCGCCAAGGCCAGCCAGCGCTATGTGTACGGCGACTTCCGGCTGGTGGAGATGCCGGGGCGGCGCAACGCCGGCGATTCGACCGCACAGCTCGCGGCCGAGATCGTGCTGCGCACCAGCAGTTGGTGA
- the ngg gene encoding N-acetylglutaminylglutamine synthetase yields MTATDHDASEASAGPDHTEAITLGLHDASPQHLIDAMADDVVLELGWGRLIFGQTFADPEQLAEVLQREGPGRRDICIYARESHVLVARSPAELFIDPSHTYRLRFTDDLDAAHPVGFTVRTLQTPMDADAMNRVYVRCGMVPAPVDVIWHNHTLTPAVVYLVAVRDDDGTVVGTVTGVDHKRLFADPEDGSSLWSLAVDPAAGLPGVGDALTRTLAGIFRERGRAYLDLSVAHDNSAAIALYEKLGFHRVPVLAVKRKNAINEPLFTHPPETVDDLNPYARIIADEAMRRGIRVEVLDAGAGEMKLSHGGRSVITRESLSEFTSAVAMARCDDKRQTRRIVSDAGITVPKGRLATFDSEDHDFLAEVGDVVVKPTRGEQGKGITVGVDGSEELDAALHRAREQYPEVLIEQRAPGEDLRLVVIDGKVVASAIRRPAEVVGTGKHTVGELIETQSRRRAAATGGESRIPIDDVTKGTVAEAGWSFDDVLPEGVRLRVRRTANLHQGGTIHDVTAEVNPELCRVAVTAAEAIGIPVTGIDLLVPDVTGRDYVFIEANERPGLANHEPQPTAAAFVDFLFPQQPGLPQAWTPSEAAD; encoded by the coding sequence GTGACCGCCACTGACCACGATGCGTCGGAAGCCTCGGCGGGTCCCGACCACACCGAGGCGATCACCCTCGGTCTGCACGATGCGTCACCGCAGCACCTCATCGACGCCATGGCCGACGATGTGGTGCTCGAACTGGGCTGGGGCCGGCTGATTTTCGGGCAGACCTTCGCCGACCCGGAACAGCTGGCCGAAGTACTGCAGCGGGAAGGCCCGGGCCGGCGGGACATCTGCATCTACGCCCGCGAATCGCACGTGCTGGTGGCCCGGTCCCCCGCCGAATTGTTCATCGACCCCAGCCACACCTACCGGCTGCGGTTCACCGATGATCTCGACGCGGCCCACCCGGTGGGATTCACCGTGCGCACCCTGCAGACACCGATGGACGCCGACGCGATGAACCGGGTGTACGTGCGGTGCGGGATGGTGCCCGCACCCGTCGACGTCATCTGGCACAACCACACGCTCACCCCCGCGGTGGTCTATCTGGTCGCGGTGCGCGATGACGACGGCACCGTGGTGGGCACGGTGACCGGCGTGGACCACAAGCGGTTGTTCGCCGACCCGGAGGACGGGTCGAGCCTGTGGAGCCTCGCGGTGGACCCGGCGGCCGGACTGCCCGGGGTCGGCGACGCGCTGACTCGCACGCTGGCCGGAATCTTCCGCGAACGGGGCCGCGCCTACCTGGATCTCTCTGTGGCCCACGACAACTCGGCTGCGATCGCGCTGTACGAGAAGCTGGGTTTCCACCGGGTCCCGGTGCTGGCCGTCAAACGCAAGAACGCGATCAATGAGCCGTTGTTCACCCATCCGCCGGAGACGGTCGACGATCTGAACCCGTATGCCCGCATCATCGCCGACGAGGCGATGCGTCGTGGCATCCGGGTCGAGGTGCTCGATGCCGGGGCCGGTGAGATGAAGCTGTCGCACGGTGGGCGCAGCGTGATCACCCGAGAATCGCTGTCGGAGTTCACTTCCGCGGTGGCCATGGCGCGCTGCGATGACAAACGCCAGACCCGCAGGATCGTCTCCGATGCCGGGATCACGGTGCCCAAGGGCCGGCTGGCCACCTTCGACAGCGAGGATCACGACTTTCTGGCCGAGGTCGGCGACGTGGTGGTCAAGCCCACCCGCGGCGAGCAGGGCAAGGGCATCACCGTCGGCGTGGACGGCAGCGAAGAACTGGACGCGGCGCTGCACCGCGCCCGCGAGCAGTACCCCGAGGTGCTGATCGAGCAGCGCGCCCCCGGTGAAGATCTTCGCCTGGTGGTGATCGACGGCAAGGTGGTTGCCTCGGCGATCCGCAGGCCGGCCGAGGTCGTGGGCACCGGCAAGCACACCGTGGGCGAGTTGATCGAGACGCAGTCCCGGCGGCGCGCGGCCGCCACCGGCGGCGAATCGCGCATCCCGATCGACGACGTCACCAAGGGAACGGTCGCCGAAGCCGGCTGGTCATTCGACGACGTGCTGCCCGAGGGGGTGCGGCTGCGGGTGCGGCGGACGGCCAACCTGCATCAGGGCGGGACGATCCACGATGTCACCGCGGAGGTGAACCCGGAGCTGTGCCGGGTCGCCGTGACCGCGGCCGAGGCGATCGGTATTCCGGTGACGGGGATCGACCTGCTGGTCCCCGACGTGACCGGCCGCGATTACGTCTTCATCGAGGCCAACGAACGTCCCGGCCTGGCCAATCACGAGCCACAGCCCACGGCCGCGGCGTTCGTGGATTTCCTGTTTCCGCAGCAGCCGGGTTTGCCGCAAGCCTGGACGCCGTCGGAGGCGGCTGACTGA